One region of Alosa alosa isolate M-15738 ecotype Scorff River chromosome 1, AALO_Geno_1.1, whole genome shotgun sequence genomic DNA includes:
- the LOC125291866 gene encoding T-cell acute lymphocytic leukemia protein 1 homolog isoform X2, whose protein sequence is MTPKQNGFLHIRRNITSAFSGGAQFCAYGDNLDIDYTYLAFLLAPHLAKMKEKSEAGTSKKQKSPNVDASGSVTEDSGVRGSEDENQDEPSSTDISKRQEDSDKPPTGTSILNGDAKGTAYAHHLKKEVPVIELTRRDDIKGRNHWTEQHKVQTTELCRPPISLPLPHRDAPNDTRMVQLSPTAFPLPARAMLYNNVTQSLATINSAFGGELEQYGMYPGSRVKRRPAPYEVELDEAGEPKIVRRIFTNSRERWRQQNVNGAFAELRKLLPTHPPDKKLSKNEILRLAMKYINFLTKLLNDQDSGGEGIVMTGTDEDDAHEISAVGQGRGVGVVVANCGGDGGGSGGLVREDLLLQEALSPGSSCGSLLDGDGSSEGYAEEQDSPPAQPALLSRGGQHPHSARTHDGQGQR, encoded by the exons ATGACCCCCAAACAAAATGGCTTCTTGCACATTAGAAGAAATATCACGTCGGCATTT AGTGGTGGTGCTCAGTTCTGTGCATATGGAGACAACCTTGACATCGATTACACATATCTTGCCTTTTTACTTGCGCCACATCTtgccaaaatgaaagaaaaatcaGAAGCAGGGACTtccaaaaagcagaaaagtccAAATGTCGATGCCAGTGGTTCGGTGACAGAGGATTCAGGCGTCAGGGGGTCTGAGGACGAAAACCAAGACGAACCTAGTTCAACTGACATATCCAAGAGACAAGAGGACTCTGATAAACCGCCTACCGGGACCAGCATCCTCAACGGCGATGCCAAGGGAACAGCTTACGCCCACCATCTAAAAAAGGAAGTACCAGTGATTGAACTCACCAGGAGGGATGATATAAAAGGAAGAAACCACTGGACAGAGCAGCATAAGGTGCAGACAACGGAACTGTGCAGGCCACCTATTTCTTTGCCCCTGCCGCACCGAGACGCACCAAACGACACTCGAATGGTTCAGCTGAGCCCTACCGCTTTTCCTCTCCCGGCAAGAGCGATGCTCTACAATAACGTTACGCAGTCGCTCGCCACAATTAACAG TGCCTTTGGCGGTGAGTTGGAGCAGTATGGAATGTATCCTGGTAGCAGGGTAAAGCGCAGACCCGCGCCTTACGAGGTTGAACTCGACGAGG CTGGGGAGCCGAAGATCGTGCGGCGCATCTTCACCAACAGCCGCGAACGCTGGCGCCAGCAAAACGTGAATGGGGCGTTCGCCGAGCTCCGCAAGCTCCTCCCGACCCACCCACCCGACAAGAAGCTGAGCAAGAATGAGATCCTGCGCCTGGCCATGAAGTACATCAACTTCCTCACCAAGCTCCTCAACGATCAGGACAGCGGTGGCGAGGGCATCGTGATGACGGGCACCGACGAAGACGACGCTCACGAAATTTCAGCTGTTGGTCAGGGCCGgggagtgggggtggtggtggccaACTGTGGGGGGGACGGAGGCGGCAGCGGCGGGCTAGTCAGAGAGGATCTGCTGCTGCAGGAGGCGCTGTCCCCCGGCTCCAGCTGTGGTAGCCTGCTGGACGGAGACGGCAGCTCGGAGGGGTACGCCGAAGAGCAGGACTCACCTCCTGCCCAGCCTGCGCTGCTGAGCAGGGGGGGGCAGCACCCGCACTCGGCACGGACACACGACGGCCAGGGCCAGCGATGA
- the LOC125291866 gene encoding T-cell acute lymphocytic leukemia protein 1 homolog isoform X1: MTPKQNGFLHIRRNITSAFSGGAQFCAYGDNLDIDYTYLAFLLAPHLAKMKEKSEAGTSKKQKSPNVDASGSVTEDSGVRGSEDENQDEPSSTDISKRQEDSDKPPTGTSILNGDAKGTAYAHHLKKEVPVIELTRRDDIKGRNHWTEQHKVQTTELCRPPISLPLPHRDAPNDTRMVQLSPTAFPLPARAMLYNNVTQSLATINSAFGGELEQYGMYPGSRVKRRPAPYEVELDEGRRFLDLYKYAGEPKIVRRIFTNSRERWRQQNVNGAFAELRKLLPTHPPDKKLSKNEILRLAMKYINFLTKLLNDQDSGGEGIVMTGTDEDDAHEISAVGQGRGVGVVVANCGGDGGGSGGLVREDLLLQEALSPGSSCGSLLDGDGSSEGYAEEQDSPPAQPALLSRGGQHPHSARTHDGQGQR; encoded by the exons ATGACCCCCAAACAAAATGGCTTCTTGCACATTAGAAGAAATATCACGTCGGCATTT AGTGGTGGTGCTCAGTTCTGTGCATATGGAGACAACCTTGACATCGATTACACATATCTTGCCTTTTTACTTGCGCCACATCTtgccaaaatgaaagaaaaatcaGAAGCAGGGACTtccaaaaagcagaaaagtccAAATGTCGATGCCAGTGGTTCGGTGACAGAGGATTCAGGCGTCAGGGGGTCTGAGGACGAAAACCAAGACGAACCTAGTTCAACTGACATATCCAAGAGACAAGAGGACTCTGATAAACCGCCTACCGGGACCAGCATCCTCAACGGCGATGCCAAGGGAACAGCTTACGCCCACCATCTAAAAAAGGAAGTACCAGTGATTGAACTCACCAGGAGGGATGATATAAAAGGAAGAAACCACTGGACAGAGCAGCATAAGGTGCAGACAACGGAACTGTGCAGGCCACCTATTTCTTTGCCCCTGCCGCACCGAGACGCACCAAACGACACTCGAATGGTTCAGCTGAGCCCTACCGCTTTTCCTCTCCCGGCAAGAGCGATGCTCTACAATAACGTTACGCAGTCGCTCGCCACAATTAACAG TGCCTTTGGCGGTGAGTTGGAGCAGTATGGAATGTATCCTGGTAGCAGGGTAAAGCGCAGACCCGCGCCTTACGAGGTTGAACTCGACGAGGGTAGGCGATTTTTAGATCTTTATAAGTATG CTGGGGAGCCGAAGATCGTGCGGCGCATCTTCACCAACAGCCGCGAACGCTGGCGCCAGCAAAACGTGAATGGGGCGTTCGCCGAGCTCCGCAAGCTCCTCCCGACCCACCCACCCGACAAGAAGCTGAGCAAGAATGAGATCCTGCGCCTGGCCATGAAGTACATCAACTTCCTCACCAAGCTCCTCAACGATCAGGACAGCGGTGGCGAGGGCATCGTGATGACGGGCACCGACGAAGACGACGCTCACGAAATTTCAGCTGTTGGTCAGGGCCGgggagtgggggtggtggtggccaACTGTGGGGGGGACGGAGGCGGCAGCGGCGGGCTAGTCAGAGAGGATCTGCTGCTGCAGGAGGCGCTGTCCCCCGGCTCCAGCTGTGGTAGCCTGCTGGACGGAGACGGCAGCTCGGAGGGGTACGCCGAAGAGCAGGACTCACCTCCTGCCCAGCCTGCGCTGCTGAGCAGGGGGGGGCAGCACCCGCACTCGGCACGGACACACGACGGCCAGGGCCAGCGATGA